Proteins encoded in a region of the Geoanaerobacter pelophilus genome:
- a CDS encoding septal ring lytic transglycosylase RlpA family protein yields the protein MAPVNLRGRLVAALIAGQLFLPLHTLPVQAEPVDVANGQAQSAEQAQPTSSGVEGYATYYAKRYNGRRTTSGVRYRPEKLTAAHSTLPFGSKVRVINPANGKEVVVTVNDRCKKRKQAHIDLSKAAAQKLGFFGKGLVKVQIIPLEEEAG from the coding sequence ATGGCGCCAGTGAACCTGCGGGGCAGACTTGTTGCCGCGCTTATTGCCGGCCAGCTGTTCCTGCCGCTCCACACACTTCCTGTGCAGGCCGAACCTGTAGATGTAGCCAATGGTCAAGCGCAGAGTGCCGAACAGGCACAACCGACAAGCAGTGGAGTAGAAGGTTACGCTACTTACTATGCAAAGCGGTACAACGGCAGACGGACAACATCCGGGGTGCGCTACCGCCCCGAGAAACTGACAGCAGCGCATTCGACGCTTCCGTTCGGGAGCAAGGTCCGGGTGATTAACCCGGCCAACGGTAAAGAAGTGGTGGTTACCGTGAATGATCGCTGCAAAAAACGAAAGCAAGCACATATTGACCTTTCCAAAGCAGCCGCGCAAAAGCTCGGTTTCTTCGGCAAGGGGCTCGTGAAGGTGCAGATCATCCCGCTGGAAGAAGAGGCTGGGTAA